From Rhea pennata isolate bPtePen1 chromosome 20, bPtePen1.pri, whole genome shotgun sequence:
TATGAGGAAGTGTGAATAACCTCGGGAGAACTGCCAAGCTgtgctttctttccaaatgaGAAATACAAGTCGTCTTCCATCTCTCATCTCTTCCCacctcctttcctccctgtaATGGCTAATGCGGGAGGAGATGAAATTCTCTTCTACATCTGTGTGAATACAGCATTGTACATTCCCTGGGTGACGTATTTGTAGGTTCTCCTAGTAGCAGCAGTAGGTACTCCTTCCTGAATGACTCATAATCAACAattcttttataattttgtgTATGTTAATGATAAATTGGAAAGATTCATGTTGTCCTGGTAAAAAGGGCCAGGGCTCTCTTAATCTCAGATTTGCcttaaacttttttcctctccctttgcaGTAAACTTCGTCATCCTCATTTGCTGCAGTTGATGTCTGTTTGTCTGTCTAGTGACTTGGAAAAAACCCGTTTAGTATATGAGAGGGTTAACTTTGGTTCTCTGTACAGCATTCTCCATGAAAGGGTAATtggaatatttgtttttagataataattaattaaaaggCTGAAGTTCAGTAACTAGATCTGTAAGGCTGGTAAGGTTTGCCATCGGCAAATGCTTTATCCTGCTAGGGGCCTCTTTCCCTTCTTGTGAGGTGTAATTAACTGACGCAGGTAGTTCTTAGTCCCAGCTGGCTGCAGGACGTATAGGAGTGCCCTTTTAGGTTttagatacagaaaaagaacatacaTTTGATGTTGCTCTTTTTGTTACCAAAGTCAAGTGGAAGGAGCAGTTGAGTTCTTAATCCTGCATAGTGGACAGTCCTGTGGACTGTTTGAGTACCTGTTTGGCTTTTTTCTACCGCATCTCTTCTAATTCATAGGAATTCATTGATATCCTTGATTAATGTGCAATTACGTtgattttctggttttgtattggTTTCAAAATAGTTGCTGTGAAATTTAATTGAACATTTAACTTTCTGCATGTGCTTGTACATGGCAAACGTGACCAGACCTACTTTTCCCCCGGAATGTTTCCATTCAGGTTATTGCAAACTATGTCTCATGTGTAAAAGTAAAGGCTTGAGCTCAGTAGCAGTTTATTTTTCACCAACTAATTTGTGGTTTTTAATTGTCTctcaacactttttttcctctttttcatttttgaatcccaatttttccttttttaagggATTGAACGCAGACATCTAAATTACTGGAGAAATTGCAGACAAAAGCAGGAGATTCTAAGAGTCGATTCTACTTTAGGATGAATTTGGGGTTAATTGATACATTAATTACTGTTTGATGTATTACTATTTGATTTGATCCTGAGTACATGTACATTACTCAGCAAGTGCAATTTATCTGACTTTTATTAGATtatgtttcagttttgctttctttgcctcCTACTGTATGATAATAGTTTTTTTCACTGTATCAAGCTTTAATTGGCTTCAATGCCAATTTGgaacttctgtttctttcagcgTTCAGAATTCCCTGTGCTGCGCATGGAGACAATTTTACATCTACTGCTTCAAATTAATGACACTTTGCGTTTTTTACACTCCCGTGGATTTATCCACCGTTCAGTTACCTCCTATGCGATTCAAATTGTTTCTTCTGGTGAGGCGAAGTTATGCAACTTGGAATACATGATAGAGAGGTAAAGAATTGCCTCACTGTTTCTGTGAAGTGGACAAACACAAGTAAAGCTGAATTTGGTGCTAAATTCTGATGGTGTGATTTTGCAGATGCCCTTATTGATTGCTAGGcacaccctcctgctgcctctaAGTGAGGCAACAGGAGtaaaaaattcaatttttactgctttcagGTACATTAACTTCACTGCAAATAACATAAATTTCAGGTGCACTTAATTTTTATGTTAGTTTTAAGTATTTGAGACTGGAAGCTTGTAAGAGAAGCTCTTTACTGGAGTATAAAAGTACTGTCATGGAAAAATAGAACCCAGTCTTAGTGAACGGAGATGCAATTCCTCCTTGAGTCACTAATTTTGTTGCTGGGCTGAAAGTAATTTCAGCCTGTTTTTGTTGTAATGCACATGTGCTTAGGGAGGCTTGTCCTAAAAGGGCTGAGGCTCTCACACCTCACTGAACGGGTGGTTAAGTATACCCAGGGACAAGAAGAGGCTTTAGTACTTTAGAATTAAATTTAGACAAGAAGAGGCTTTAGTactttagaattaaaaaaaccctgctgTTTTGAAGCTGGCTTCCTCCTTTTCTATAGACATAAGTATacactgcaaaacaaatacTTGACAGACTAGGTGCTGCTTTCTTGTCTTTTGCCTATGGTCTGAGCACACTTAAAAGGATTGCCTGTAAAAATGTTGTTGGgaattttttaactttttgatttatttttgagtgtagatttttgaaagaaatactttcacCAGCAGAGGTCTCTACTGTGTAGTGCTGAAGTACAGTATTTGTTGCTGTGAAAATATTAGAGATTTTTGCGGGTCTACGTTAGACCTTCTAGGTTCATTGTTTTGGTAAATGTGGGGAGAGTGGGaataatttaaacaaacaaagtAACAAACTCACATGCTTAATTCCAAATGACACAACTTTCAGCTGAGTGTTCTATGTATCCCAatagctacttttttttttttttgatacagcAAAGATGGAGGAGAACACAGTGATCTGACTCGTATTCCTGTCCCAGTCCAGCTGTTTAAATGGTGCTCTCCTGAAGTAATCCTTGAAAAAGCTGTCACAGTCAAGTCAGATATTTATAGTTTCTGTACAGTAATGCAGGAGGCCTTGACAGGTATATCTGTAGATTTAGACTTCTGTCACGAGGGTAGTCCACTGAATGTTTTCAGTGTGGACTCTCGGCCCTCGAATGTCTGTTTAATTTCCCTGTGTGACTGTGTAATACCTTGCCATGATTACACATGTAGAGTTAAcctggaagaagaaaacttcAAGGCAAAGTGGGGGGATGTTAATGACAATGACAAAAGCAAGTGAGAACTTTTATAAAACGAAGAGTTTAAAATTGCATAACTGAAGAATGAGATTAAGGAGAGATGTTAAATGCAACTTCctgtagtgtttttttctgttgttgcattcCTCTTAATGCAAGGGCAACAAAGCATTCAGTTAATGCTTTGCAAAGTGCTAAATGAGCCTGTAGAACTTGGATCCTTTTGATCATTAACGTAACTTAGAGATGAACTTCAGATAATGACATATATATTGACCCTGACTACTTTGACAGCGAAGTAGGATAAACAATTATCCTGAAAATTAAGCTTTCTACCAACTGGTTGAGAATGCTATAGCTGTTTACCAGAGAGATTTCTTTCAGCTTCCTTGAAATCATCTGCTTCTGACTGTAGATAGAGAGGAGACACTGGACTGAACTGAGTGCTAGAAGCTGTAAATTATGgaacattcagaaaatacttctttgtctctgactttttttttttttcagtaatatatAGCTTGTAACATATAAAGTCTTGTTACATGTCTTGCAGAGACACTTCCCTGGGATGGTCATGAAGACTCAGTTATTAAACAGCTCATAAGTTCAGGACAGCATTTAGAAGCGGATGTCAGACTTCCAAAACCCTATTATGATATTGTAAAGTCAGGGCTAGAACCTAAGCAGAAGAACCGTTCTATGAACCTTCAGGATATTCAGTACTTGATGAAGAATGACTTGAAGGTGACTTCCAAGATTGTagtctttcttgctttttaaatggcatttaaaTGTCTGTTAATGTCTATTCAGATTTAGGACATTCTGCTTAAATCTAGgtggaaggatttttttgtgtCACATCTGAACCTGAGAGGATCCTTCTCTGATCATGGAGACAGATCACCTAAAATAGAAGCTGGAAGCATTGTTTTGTGAAATGTAATTGTATTTTATAGCATTTCTCGTATTACAGGACTTGACTGAGTCTCAAACTGGTCATGCTGATGAAATACCAAAAGCGCAAAGGTCTGCTGTCTTGGCTGACATAAACATCTGTTTAGCATCAGCTTTTAACTACCAGAAAAGAACATTGGGATTGGAAGGAGAAGAGATAACAGAGATTGGTGAGTTTAATTTCAGCAAGATGTCATGTATCCTTCACTTAGTGTGTCCCTCACTATTAATCTTAATgattaaaatgcagattttgtgGCACAGTTTGAAGACGAAGGCTATGAGAATTGGATTCTAGCTAGCACCCTAATTATTAGTAAAACTCAAGACTGTACATCTTATTAGTAATTGAAGTGCAGGCACATTGTCTTCAGTAGAGGGCATGAAAGGCTGCTTATgtgataaataaaatgtatggaTTCCTAAATGGGTGAAAGCAGTGTGAAGCAATGGGCATCTGGAAGAATAGCTTAATGCTTAACATCTGatttcctccccctttccctctgcCCCAAGGCAAATCCACTGCCCGAAGATACTCTCATTTCCCTGAGGAGTCTGAGGCTTTATTGGTGGATGGTGAGACACCAAGCAGTCTACAGCCAGTTGCCCAGGAAAAAAGTCATGACGTAGCTTCTGAACTCCAGGTGACCTGCAGTGTCAGTGATGTGGATGAGAGTCTCTGTAGctttgaaatgaatgaaatcttTGCTGATTACCCAGAATTTCATGAAGACTTTCTGGAGGAAAGCACTGTGTTAGGTCATAATCTGAAGGAtgaaaaaagacagcaaaaagaagaagaaaagactacCCTCAGAGATCTATTTGCACCCCCTGGAATGCACTATGAGGAAAAACCAGTTTATGAGGAAGGTAGCTTTTCAGAATTGGGTACAGAGTACActacagaagaggaagaaaggataaGTGAGGCCTCCCAGCTGTGCGAACGATCACAAGTGAGAGAAGATGCTGGGAAAAGAATGACTAGTTCATCCCAAATTGGACAGCACATCAGCAAATGTGTCCTGAATCTAAAGATTGCTCAGAGCATGTTGCAGCAGGCATCAGGATCACTGTGCAGAACAGAGGAGAAACTAAACAAATTAGAGaccactgaaaagcaaaagaagctgCTCCAGGAAATCCAAATGAATCAGACTTGTAAGCAGATTTTTCTAGAAAGATCCTGGAACGGATCTGATAATATTCCTCAAAATACCAGTAGCCCATTTTCCAGAGTTAATACTTTTTTATGGAAGGCTATAGGTCCACCATCAAGTGACTATATTCCACCACTGATCACATGTCAGGCACAAGGTGTTTTGGGTGAAGACTATTTCCAAGCTATTCCAAAAGTATCTGAGGGAACATGGACAATCCAGAATGAAAATGGGAAGTGCTTTCATCAGAGGAGTAagactgaaaatgaagacaaactCAGCTTCAGCACAGTGAAAAGCCTGGATGATCAGATGGAACTAGATCATGAGGTAAAGTGTTGAGCAGGGTGACTGTGCATTTATTACTATTAGAACAGAATTACTGTTTAGCAGAATCTTGGGAGTGAATAGAGACATGGTTCTGAATGCTGTCCAAAAACAAGGGCAGAATCTGTAGCTTttctaccttttaaaatatgtgtatgCCACACATTGCTCATGGAAAAGAGAACGGGCAGTTCAGTGGTGTAGCAGTGGTATTACTActtttatttccacaaaatactagtgtgtttgtgtttttgttttgttttgtttttttcatacataCATTATAGCTTAATTTATGGCCCTGGATTGGTCTAACTAGTATTTTGAGCAGTTTCAAGTCTGCTTGTTATACTGATAGTCCATGACATGAAACTATTCAAATTATACTTAAAAAATGGCCTTGGATTGGATTTTTCTGTCCTGATTATCATATTAATGTGCACAGTTTTGCATGCAGGAATGCATCATTAACACATGCTGTtcacatttgtctttttttttttttttttaaaaaaaaaaaaacattaaaacacacacataagGAGACCTTGCTGTATCTTCTCCATCTGCAGGTTTTTTTGGCTCACAGTACATTGATATGACTTGTTCTTCCTggatccttttaaaataattttagaccTTAGATTAAATTAGACCAGTGtctcagcagggaaaaaaatcttgtactAAAATGCTTGTGGGACTGTGGAGAGaaaagagcaagcagaaaaaggTGTTGGAAGGGAAGTGTCTGTATACTTGGTTATGGAAGCCAGAGCTATCACTTCATAATAACTTCTAGATCGTTGTGATTATTCAAAGGTAAGTAGTAGACATGCTTAGCCCAAAGAGAATGGTAACGAAAGAAATCTATGCACATTTGCTGTGGGAATAATCTTAAATTATTCCCTGTGGAACCACGTGTTATGGCAGTCATGTATGAAACCTGCTAGAAATCCGTAACAGGGTTTATACTGGATTAAGGCCTGGAGCTGTCATCCTTTCACATGAGCAGTGCTACTGAAATAAAGCCTTGGGAATACAGTTTGCGTGGTCAGGTTCTTAGTATGCCTCATAGCTCCGGTAATAATTGCCATAAGAGAGTCTGACGTGTGCTGAGTCATGGCTTGTTGGACTCATTTCAGCAATTACTCCCACGTGGATCtcagagatgcaaaaaaaagtTCAACTTGCAGTGTCAGAAAGGGAGTGACTCACGTTCTGCAGCAAGTGGAATTGAAGAAGAAAGGTGGTGAGTTCTGATCGTATTCACGAAAGAATTAATTCCAGCAGATTCATCTCGCTGTAGCCACTGTCAAAAGTGGCCACATCCAGGGTTAAAGATGACGTTGAATGTTTTCGCAGTAAGCCAGAAGCCACCCGTCCAATTAGGACCCTGCTGTGACTCATTGtcagctgcagagctgacaGGGTAACTACTGCGACAAGGCAGCTTCTGTTAAGGAGCTGCGATCTGACGCATTCCGAATGCTTTTCTGCCAGAAGTCTGTGGTCACCACCCAAGGACTAGAATTGGCAGAGGTAGAAACTGGTGTGATGAATGATGTCTCACTgtattaaaattgtttaaaaatatttaagtgactTTAATATATAGAGAAAAGTATGTTTATGTATATCATTAGACATACGTAAATATATGTGGAAATGTGTATAGTTTTCAAGGGGTGGTGTAAAGTAGGTTGGTCCTGAACTGTGACAATGCCTAAGGAGAGCAATCTAGTaaggaagtttaaaataatactgataTTGGTTAGGGTGGTTCCGCTCTCTGTGTGCAACTTCGTTCAATTCTACATGGAAATGCTTCGGCTTTCATAGATGTAGGACTAGGCCCTATGTCAGGGGCTGTGAGTGTAGAATAATCTTGCTAAACCATACATTGGTTAGTGTGGTTTGCTGTGGTGGatggtttgtgtgttttttaaatattgtccCTACTGTCTGTAGTTGTCCATTGATCAACTTACTGACCTAGTGATACAAATCTGCCTGGCCCTCATTGTATATCAGTGTTCAGATATGTCATCTGAAGGTAGTTGACCTAGAACCTAGATTATCACTTGTCTAGCTAATCTGTGGTAGACCTAAGTTCCTGTCTGTGCTTTCTAAGCTTCTGTTAGTTCTGTTTAATGTGTGTGTTTCATTGGGGTTTTTAGAGCATGGGTGCTCTGAACCTTTAGATTAACACTGAAAAAACTTAGTGTTTTACTGACTTGCAAATATTTAACGCAATACGCTTGTGAATTAATTTTGTGGCTCCTCACAATCTGTTGTAGGTGCTGTCCCAAGTCAACATCTGAAACTTACAGTACCAAAATAAGCGAGGAGAGAAGGGTGATGCAATCAGAATGGAGGAGTAAGTAAATCAATTCAATGTTATAGTAAGTGATCCTTGCTTAGAGTGGTGTGTTAAAATTTCATACATTTTGTCACTTAAAGATCTGTATGCCTTAACTGGTGTGGCCTTAACTCTGTATGCCTTAACTCTGTTAGGCTCTTCTTGGAGGAAAATAAGATAAGTAGGATTCTGTCTTGTTCATTCAAGGTGTGGAGTCACCACAACCACGATTTTGACTCTGTTCTGAGGATTTAGGGGATGAACAGCATATAATTCAGAGAGAGTAGTATAGCAATGACCAGTGGATGGCAGTAcagcatgaaaaatacaaaattcaaaagaatGAATATCGTTCTTATAAAAACCTGTCCCCATCAGCTTTTGCAGTTCTTAAGCTTTCCTTAAGAGAAATGTCTAACTCTTCTGATGATAAAGAAATTTACATGTTATGACTTAAACATTTCCAAATCTGCAGACACCATGAAACATGGGGAAAGATTTGACAATTTGAAATCTGTTGTGTGGacaggtaacttttttttccttttgtgcagCTGAAGTAAAACAGATGGCCAGAAGAGTGGCTTCAGGACAGCTAGAACTCATCTCTCCATATCCACCCAGTGAATATACATCTGAAAGTGAAGCTGAGAGTATAAAGGAAGCCTTTCAACATGTCACTATCAGAGTCCAAAAAAGTCAAGACTGGCAAAAAGATAGGAGGTGGAAGGTAGATGACAATGCTGAGGATTTGGGCAGTGAAGAGAGGTCTGAGTCTGAGGACAGTGATCTGGAATCTGCATTCAACAGTCTTGGAGGTaagactgcaggaaaaaaaatttgtctCTCCCACTCCCACTAGACTTTTAGCTTCTGTGATTTTGTTACAGTAATTGGGCATTTTTTCTTACAGAGCCTTCCTCAAAAGCAGGTCAGTGGATTAGTCATTGAAGAATGTAAATAATAGACTAAGAAAAGTATTATGTTTTAATAGATGAACGTAGTGTCCAGTGAGCTCAGACACCCTTCATCATTGATTATCTTGTCAGTATTGGAGACCCAAAGCTTTCAAATCTATGGAACAtgctttgctgtctttttttttttttttttttttttcagtcagacaTCAAAGCTACTCTTTCTGTAGCACTGTAGCAGATAAGTGCTCTCATAATAGTTATGGATAAAGGAACAAGGAAAGCTTCACATGTCTGGATTAATGATGCAAGTGTTTAACTGTCATTATTGCAGCATGTTCCTGACAGATCATGTagctttactgtttttattctcATTGATATTCCATCAGTGGTTCTGACTACTAAGTCCACGTTATTCTTCACATAATAATTACGTCCGTTGTGACATACTAGGGAGAAGTTGCCAGTCACCATCAAAAGATAAGCAAGCAGAATCTGGAACAGCCCATCAAAAGGATTCAGTTGTTCCTCAGCAAGTCAAGAATCTCTCCAGAGTATGTATAGTAATGCAAGAAGTCTTAATTTCCGCTAGTTAACTATACAACAGTTTAGTCTCTGCACGTTGCACAGTGAGCTATGAAGACAGCTAGACTTTTCAGTTGCAATCTGGTTAGCAGTCCGTCCCCCCAGTTCTATAAACCATGAGGATAATCTAAGCATCAGGAACTAGGACTGAAAAAGAGTGGTCAAATTAAGCATTGTTTCAGTTTGATGTAGTGTTTAACATTAttgactaaaataaatattcttcataAAGGGAGTGGGGAAAGCtccttaaataaaaacatctttcacAGGGGCATTCAAAGGAATTACGTTGTTCCCCTGATTCATCTCCGGATGTGTCTGAAGAATTTTTGACTCCTGATCCTGattatttccttcctcccactATTCAAGAAAACTCAGAACTAGAGGTAAAAATCACAGCTTAGGAATGAAATCTATGTCAAGAACTTTGGAAGTAAGTAAAACCAAATGTGGCTTTATTACATTCCCATTTGTTTTgaagaagagctgcagaaaatcaaagaacaaaaatttttattctcttttgacAGAATATCTACAAATAAAGATTTACCTAAGAGTCAGAAAATTCTAATGCtgttcctttaaaacaaaacagaaaaaacagaagcctgttttcttatttcaagtTTGTTTACTAGGAAAACGTGTAATCTATGGAGCCATAAGATTATGCTGCTGTAGGCTGAGGAAAGCTTAAGGCTGCTAATAatctcagcctttcctttctAGTTCTATCCAGCATAGTACTccatagttttaaaataatcttcattAATTTCCTAGGGAAGATTTGAAAGTAGTTGTATGGATTATTAAATCCAACCCATGCTGTTTGCTGTTGTTCCTCACAGTGGCCAGCTCTTGAAGTGTATGTGTCTCCCTTCTGATAACTTTGAACATCATCCTATAGAAATTGTCCCACACTTCACAACTTGCCTATGAGAAATTGAAtttacttcccccccccccccttttttttttcctcccacttcAGACTTCAAATCCTGAGGGCAAATTGGAAGATACTCAAGAAGTCTATGTACAGAAACAGATACCTAGTGATGCTGGATCAGGTATTGCTATTAAATGTGCTCTTTCTTTTGAGGGTCCTTTTGAGTCAGCAAGAACAAGTCTTTTGTTGCACTTATATTTTTGTGAGCCACATTCCTGTTAGAAAGCTGAAGCTAGATTCTTTTGGGCCACTCGGTCTCTTAATCTCCATTATATTAATGAGAGTTCAGGGCATGGAGGATTTGGGAAGTTGAGATTTGGGCATGCTGTTCGGTGAAATATTGTGGAGTGCAGTGATCATATATTTACTCTGTTTCGGTTACTGTGTTTTGGTTAAAAACCTAAAACTTGCTTGCAATCTTTGTTTTACATTCTAGGGCTAAGTTAACTTTTTCTTATAATTTGCTGTGGTGCTGGAAACAATTAGAGCTGTGTCTATACAATAATACTCTTACTGTTTGAAGTCTCTTGAGTTTAAAAACTGTAAGATCTGACAATGTGTGTGCAAAATAATGCAAGGATCAGCATTGTTCACCTATTCTATCATTTGTCTTACTTGGCTCAAATTTGTAAATATCGCAGTGTTCCCCAGTGCTCCAGTGGTTGACTATTTAGCAGCTGTGGTATGTTTACAAAAAtgtgtctttaaaaatgtgtttgtctCTTGACAACAACGAAGGTCACTAGaactaaaaaaatacaataaagttGTAATTTCCCTGTTCAATGAgttgtgttattttcttttgtacttaCAAAACCCAATAACAGGGAACATTTGTTATTTGtattcaggaggaaaaatattactctgcagcacagcagcacagaattCTGGCAGTAACACATTAGGAGTGAATCAACTTAGCCATATGCCCGTAGCCAGGTAGAAAGACCATTTTCATTGCTAGTTCAAGCATAAATTAGACTATAAAGTATGCTCTCTTTATTAATTCTGCTCATATATctaatattcaaataaaatgcCAATGATGTATTCTAATGATAAACTGTGTATAATATTTTCTTggcaagaaaatattaaaaggacTTTCACAAGTCTCGTGGCTTTGTCTTTGACTGTGTTTAGTGTCTTTTTATCTGCCTAATGAGGgagataaaatagaaaaaacaagtaATGTATATTACAATTACTTATGCACTGACATACAACAGTATTAAACAGAGCAAATATAATTCAAATTAGGACTTCAGTCATCAGTTTTGGATTTTGATGTGCTTTGGTATTAGAGCTCAAGTGGCATGAAGATCGTGCCTTTCCCCTGCTGTGGGGAGAATGATGCGAGTATGCTCAGTGCAGCTTGCCTACAGATGTTGTTAGCCTGAGCTTGGATACTTGCAGTCTCATTGTCTGTCAAACATGAGGGTTATATCCAGTATTTTTgtgaattctgtattttctaataCCTAGAGATGTCAACCAGAATCACTACTCCATACTGTAAGAGGTATATTCCTCTTAAAAAGATACAGTAATCATCTTTGCATTACTTCATGATCTTGAAGACTGTTGTAATTGAGAGACAATAGCTTACAGTGCAGACTAGTCAAAGGATgattaaaaatctgtgaataCACATCattacattgttttatttaactttcggttatttttgtttggaaactACTGATGTCAGAGAAGTGTTTTTTGTACTAGATACAAGTCTGTAATGTGCTTACCATCGCATTTTCGTCTAGCTCTTCTTTTCCATGTCGTCTAAGgctttaagcaaaaaaaaaaaaaaaaagggggggggaggagggggcttCAGTCTTTCCCAAAGAGAAGGTAGTCCTTTAAATGTATTcagtatcttttctctttaaaaatttattttcagttttccaagaaGATCAATTAATATtagtttcccccccccccattccaGTGTTGAAGCAGCACAAGAAGTGATTCTAAGAGAGCCACTGAAAGAATCCAAAGAGAAAGATACGTAAGGCCACAGACTGTTCCCTAATGAAACTGCGGCATGGTTGGCTTATTACCATTCTAGAAGTTTTCTGTTGATACAAAATGAGAACATATGACAGACCAAAACTGAGAGAGagaatactttttaaagcattgaaataatatttttcatgataAGTTGGGAGATTGATATAAACGAGCAATCATATACCTTAGCttacctgaaatattttcatattcataagCAGTTATCTTATTATAATTTGGGTGTacctcttcatttttatgtataagcttccttctttttcttctatgtaCTTTGTATAGAATAATTAATTGTTTTAAACAACAAATGCTACTATGTAGTTacataaatattacaaaatagaCTGGTGATTGTGATTCTTAGGAACAAGTAGCAAAACAGGTTTATGAATTAACTGGTAAAGTTAACTTCTTTTTATAGATAGTTGGGATTTGAATATAAGTTATTGATTTGGGTGCAGTCAACATCTGATCAATACatgagaaaaatgtaaacaagGGTATATCTGCAATTGATGTTAGTTTTCTTAATATCTTGGTTCTGCAGCTGCTTAAAAACCTCTCTAATTTGAGTAGATGTCACTGCCTGTTTACCTATTTAGCAGTATCACTTTTT
This genomic window contains:
- the TEX14 gene encoding inactive serine/threonine-protein kinase TEX14 isoform X7, which codes for MHINFCPEKMAHAVPVPIPCPVQLGSIKNDSLEAQLHEYVRQGNYVKVKKLLKKGIFVDAVNSVGQTSLFTAALLGLGKIVDVLLDYGSDPNHRCYDGSTPVHAAAFSGNQWILSKLLDGGGDLRVHDKDGKNPQYWAMSAGKESSAQMLEFIQRCTSHMQAAIQNFPSDLLRKADSSKALIRSPSRFGGLVQGNVQSPLSRFLKGGVNSARNIYSFGFGKFYLTGSRHLGYLASLPIIGEKEVIQADDEPMFSYHVGPYMIMTNLMWGGSRVTVKELSFEPHQNCSKLRLADLLIAEQEYSSKLRHPHLLQLMSVCLSSDLEKTRLVYERVNFGSLYSILHERRSEFPVLRMETILHLLLQINDTLRFLHSRGFIHRSVTSYAIQIVSSGEAKLCNLEYMIESKDGGEHSDLTRIPVPVQLFKWCSPEVILEKAVTVKSDIYSFCTVMQEALTETLPWDGHEDSVIKQLISSGQHLEADVRLPKPYYDIVKSGLEPKQKNRSMNLQDIQYLMKNDLKDLTESQTGHADEIPKAQRSAVLADINICLASAFNYQKRTLGLEGEEITEIGKSTARRYSHFPEESEALLVDGETPSSLQPVAQEKSHDVASELQVTCSVSDVDESLCSFEMNEIFADYPEFHEDFLEESTVLGHNLKDEKRQQKEEEKTTLRDLFAPPGMHYEEKPVYEEGSFSELGTEYTTEEEERISEASQLCERSQVREDAGKRMTSSSQIGQHISKCVLNLKIAQSMLQQASGSLCRTEEKLNKLETTEKQKKLLQEIQMNQTCKQIFLERSWNGSDNIPQNTSSPFSRVNTFLWKAIGPPSSDYIPPLITCQAQGVLGEDYFQAIPKVSEGTWTIQNENGKCFHQRSKTENEDKLSFSTVKSLDDQMELDHEQLLPRGSQRCKKKFNLQCQKGSDSRSAASGIEEERWCCPKSTSETYSTKISEERRVMQSEWRTEVKQMARRVASGQLELISPYPPSEYTSESEAESIKEAFQHVTIRVQKSQDWQKDRRWKVDDNAEDLGSEERSESEDSDLESAFNSLGGRSCQSPSKDKQAESGTAHQKDSVVPQQVKNLSRGHSKELRCSPDSSPDVSEEFLTPDPDYFLPPTIQENSELETSNPEGKLEDTQEVYVQKQIPSDAGSGGKILLCSTAAQNSGSNTLGVNQLSHMPVASVEAAQEVILREPLKESKEKDTSLTDIQDLSSISCEQESYSKDINCKTPRGSHAPTSVSTPLGSEEKLPVATEKYRHSNEIVLDTSSWISEEISSAVSRTFSTAYEEEKSTEISSDSSGVCSSRLNKLHYPRHLTTSLMSCLHQPKSYWMKLTHIMRIRNCAYGVNCLGLLHSG
- the TEX14 gene encoding inactive serine/threonine-protein kinase TEX14 isoform X3; translated protein: MHINFCPEKMAHAVPVPIPCPVQLGSIKNDSLEAQLHEYVRQGNYVKVKKLLKKGIFVDAVNSVGQTSLFTAALLGLGKIVDVLLDYGSDPNHRCYDGSTPVHAAAFSGNQWILSKLLDGGGDLRVHDKDGKNPQYWAMSAGKESSAQMLEFIQRCTSHMQAAIQNFPSDLLRKADSSKALIRSPSRFGGLVQGNVQSPLSRFLKGGVNSARNIYSFGFGKFYLTGSRHLGYLASLPIIGEKEVIQADDEPMFSYHVGPYMIMTNLMWGGSRVTVKELSFEPHQNCSKLRLADLLIAEQEYSSKLRHPHLLQLMSVCLSSDLEKTRLVYERVNFGSLYSILHERRSEFPVLRMETILHLLLQINDTLRFLHSRGFIHRSVTSYAIQIVSSGEAKLCNLEYMIESKDGGEHSDLTRIPVPVQLFKWCSPEVILEKAVTVKSDIYSFCTVMQEALTETLPWDGHEDSVIKQLISSGQHLEADVRLPKPYYDIVKSGLEPKQKNRSMNLQDIQYLMKNDLKDLTESQTGHADEIPKAQRSAVLADINICLASAFNYQKRTLGLEGEEITEIGKSTARRYSHFPEESEALLVDGETPSSLQPVAQEKSHDVASELQVTCSVSDVDESLCSFEMNEIFADYPEFHEDFLEESTVLGHNLKDEKRQQKEEEKTTLRDLFAPPGMHYEEKPVYEEGSFSELGTEYTTEEEERISEASQLCERSQVREDAGKRMTSSSQIGQHISKCVLNLKIAQSMLQQASGSLCRTEEKLNKLETTEKQKKLLQEIQMNQTCKQIFLERSWNGSDNIPQNTSSPFSRVNTFLWKAIGPPSSDYIPPLITCQAQGVLGEDYFQAIPKVSEGTWTIQNENGKCFHQRSKTENEDKLSFSTVKSLDDQMELDHEQLLPRGSQRCKKKFNLQCQKGSDSRSAASGIEEERWCCPKSTSETYSTKISEERRVMQSEWRTEVKQMARRVASGQLELISPYPPSEYTSESEAESIKEAFQHVTIRVQKSQDWQKDRRWKVDDNAEDLGSEERSESEDSDLESAFNSLGGRSCQSPSKDKQAESGTAHQKDSVVPQQVKNLSRGHSKELRCSPDSSPDVSEEFLTPDPDYFLPPTIQENSELETSNPEGKLEDTQEVYVQKQIPSDAGSGGKILLCSTAAQNSGSNTLGVNQLSHMPVARSLTDIQDLSSISCEQESYSKDINCKTPRGSHAPTSVSTPLGSEEKLPVATEKYRHSNEIVLDTSSWISEEISSAVSRTFSTAYEEEKSTEISSDSSGVCSSRLNKLSRLSVTSLRSPRKEPALSQTSNHFIDELPPPAQELLDEIEYLKQQDSTTQNLKEKALCDCDAPIKVSNQIKIEEGEAKKETERNEKRDHSLWTEETLNLAEETERAHSTLDDILERMLQTIPEDEENQEHPQVHSLTTKDPSLITLKDSTLCQTANLNDPGDGGKKNGVKECKTRGESRGPESCTSSPEDSHHEDQKLRLRRQLSWPSPFRVIVLDQRSSPK